In Dermacentor andersoni chromosome 4, qqDerAnde1_hic_scaffold, whole genome shotgun sequence, the following proteins share a genomic window:
- the LOC126530539 gene encoding uncharacterized protein, with the protein MAATRDVGRRALHRMTGSVSGVNWRPTLFKDEVTLNRYACCICYVLPSTTFVLPCSHGLCGKCHAGCVVEDGGSVCPLDGESFCEAECQELQLPARKKRGLKAYCWNEPYGCDFVGSLAALLHHYEEDCTFHAFPCHQCGENIMIDVLAAHYMGRCSNISSSAALDESPLRDDASVASPDVTVVRHEADEQLLCTHEEDRITALQRAIDTLTSMTATIDASLDETEEKLEKLEMEG; encoded by the exons ATGGCCGCCACGCGTGATGTCGGGCGCCGAGCTCTGCACCGAATGACCGGCTCGGTCAGTGGCGTCAATTGGCGCCCGACGCTTTTCAAGGACGAGGTGACGTTGAATCGTTACGCCTGCTGTATCTGTTACGTTCTTCCAAGCACGACGTTCGTGCTTCCCTGTTCGCACGGCTTGTGTGGAAAGTGCCATGCTGGCTGTGTCGTCGAAGATGGCGGAAGCGTCTGTCCCCTGGACGGAGAGTCGTTCTGCGAGGCCGAGTGCCAGGAGTTGCAGCTTCCAGCTAGGAAGAAGCGGGGCCTTAAG GCCTACTGCTGGAATGAGCCCTACGGCTGCGATTTCGTCGGCTCTCTGGCGGCGCTGCTGCACCACTACGAGGAAGACTGCACCTTTCACGCGTTCCCGTGTCATCAGTGCGGCGAGAATATCATGATAGATGTGTTGGCTGCCCACTACATGGGTCGGTGCAGCAACATATCCTCAAGTGCGGCACTCGACGAATCTCCGCTACGGGACGACGCCTCCGTCGCCAGCCCTGACGTCACTGTGGTTCGGCACGAAGCCGACGAGCAATTGCTGTGTACGCATGAAGAAGACAGGATCACCGCGCTGCAGCGCGCGATCGACACACTCACGTCAATGACCGCAACCATAGACGCAAGTCTCGACGAGACAGAGGAGAAGCTTGAGAAGCTGGAAATGGAGGGTTAG